A genomic window from Chitinophaga pollutisoli includes:
- a CDS encoding biopolymer transporter ExbD has translation MPKVKMPRKSTLIDMTAMCDVAFLLLTFFMLATKFKPDEPVAVVTPSSINTQLLPDSDVVLLTVDKDGRVFFSMDGQPKRQQLIEDLNTNFKLGLGPTEINNFKVGSSVGADFKTLKQVLNMSGDERKSSNIEKGIPMDSTNNELAIWIEYARAAQGNNNKLKYCIQADNGTPYPVIKRVLDTFKEKKIQKLNLVTNLKAKPPGSAAALYEEQQQDNAH, from the coding sequence ATGCCAAAGGTAAAAATGCCAAGGAAAAGCACCCTCATCGACATGACTGCGATGTGCGACGTGGCTTTCCTGCTGCTGACCTTCTTCATGCTCGCCACCAAATTTAAGCCGGACGAACCGGTTGCGGTGGTGACTCCCTCCTCCATCAATACCCAGTTGTTGCCGGACTCCGATGTGGTCCTGCTGACGGTGGACAAAGACGGACGAGTGTTCTTCAGCATGGACGGTCAGCCGAAGAGACAACAACTCATCGAGGACCTGAATACAAATTTCAAGCTTGGCCTCGGCCCTACTGAAATCAATAATTTTAAGGTTGGTTCCAGTGTTGGCGCTGACTTCAAAACCCTGAAACAGGTTTTGAACATGTCTGGAGACGAGCGTAAGAGCAGTAACATTGAGAAAGGGATTCCCATGGATTCCACGAACAATGAGCTTGCGATCTGGATCGAGTATGCCCGTGCCGCGCAAGGGAACAACAACAAGCTGAAATATTGCATTCAGGCTGACAATGGAACGCCTTATCCCGTGATTAAACGGGTGTTGGATACCTTCAAGGAGAAGAAAATCCAGAAACTGAATCTGGTGACTAATCTGAAGGCTAAACCGCCGGGTTCCGCTGCTGCCCTGTATGAAGAACAGCAACAGGATAATGCGCATTAA